The Cannabis sativa cultivar Pink pepper isolate KNU-18-1 unplaced genomic scaffold, ASM2916894v1 Contig3, whole genome shotgun sequence genome window below encodes:
- the LOC133033311 gene encoding pectin acetylesterase 3-like isoform X1, with product MEAQLKMMMMMVSIAALLALSAAGNASALTESHQERVFSLFDEDGSSAAAQQQPQPLMVPLTLISSAASTGAVCLDGTLPGYHIHPGSGSGANSWLIQLEGGGWCNTIRSCVYRKTTRRGSSKFMEKQLPFTGILSNKPEENPDFFNWNRVKLRYCDGASFSGDSKNEASQLNFRGQRIWLAAIQELFSKGMKNAQQTLLSGCSAGGLASILHCDEFRSFFPKTTKVKCLSDAGFFLDATDVSGGHTMRNLYKGVVSLQGIQKNLSGSCTNHLDPTSCFFPQNLVANIQTPMFLLNAAYDAWQLQASLAPPSADPSGSWNECKLNHAHCNASQIQFLQDFRNEMISAIKGFSLSSQNGLFINSCFAHCQSERQDTWFADNSPVLGNKAIAVSVGDWYFDREKVKEIDCPYPCDNTCHNLVFNNEDSSPIPNLMVYESKSTRLTTFIPQNLSSLASMTPLICFHCIILLCCQGFRMSKSMLLSYGLALILFSYNFLQSRA from the exons ATGGAAGCTCAgctgaagatgatgatgatgatggtgtcGATTGCAGCACTGTTGGCACTCTCTGCGGCTGGGAATGCCTCTGCTCTCACTGAATCACACCAAGAAAGAGTCTTTTCTCTGTTTGACGAGGATGGCTCCTCCGCCGCAGCTCAACAACAGCCTCAGCCTCTCATGGTTCCCCTCACTCTTATCTCCTCTGCTGCTTCTACTGGAGCTG TGTGCTTGGATGGAACACTGCCCGGTTACCATATTCACCCAGGCTCCGGATCGGGAGCAAACAGCTGGCTCATTCAGTTGGAG GGAGGAGGGTGGTGTAATACAATCCGAAGTTGTGTTTATCGTAAAACTACTCGCCGTGGTTCATCAAAATTTATGGAAAAACAACTGCCTTTCACCGGAATATTGAGCAATAAACCTGAAGAAAATCCTG ATTTTTTTAACTGGAACCGAGTCAAGCTACGTTACTGTGATGGGGCATCTTTTAGTGGAGACTCAAAGAATGAG GCTTCTCAACTTAATTTCAGAGGACAAAGGATATGGTTGGCTGCCATTCAAGAGTTATTCTCAAAAGGGATGAAGAATGCTCAACAG ACTCTTCTATCTGGATGCTCTGCTGGGGGTCTGGCCTCCATACTACATTGTGACGAGTTCCGGAGCTTCTTCCCCAAAACTACCAAAGTGAAATGTTTAAGTGATGCTGGATTCTTCCTAGATGC AACTGATGTATCTGGTGGGCACACCATGAGAAATTTGTATAAAGGCGTGGTTTCCTTGCAG GGAATACAAAAGAATTTGTCAGGAAGCTGTACCAACCACCTGGATCCCACCTCG TGTTTCTTCCCTCAAAATTTGGTTGCAAATATCCAGACTCCAATGTTTCTATTAAATGCTGCTTATGATGCATGGCAG CTCCAAGCTAGTTTAGCTCCCCCATCAGCTGATCCTAGCGGTTCATGGAACGAATGTAAATTAAATCATGCACATTGTAATGCATCCCAAATCCAGTTTCTTCAAG ACTTCAGAAATGAAATGATTAGTGCCATTAAAGGTTTCTCATTGTCCAGTCAAAATGGATTATTCATAAATTCCTGTTTTGCCCACTGCCAATCTGAGAGACAAGATACATGGTTTGCGGACAATTCCCCTGTTCTCGGAAACAAG GCAATTGCGGTGTCTGTTGGAGACTGGTACTTCGATAGAGAAAAGGTTAAAGAAATTGATTGTCCATATCCATGTGACAACACCTGCCACAATCTTGTGTTTAA CAATGAAGATTCATCCCCCATTCCCAATCTCATGGTCTATGAATCTAAGTCCACAAGATTAACAACATTTATCCCCCAAAATCTGTCATCTTTGGCTTCCATGACGCCTCTAATATGTTTTCATTGCATCATTCTATTATGTTGTCAGGGTTTTCGGATGAGTAAATCAATGCTATTGTCCTATGGCCTCgcattgattttattttcatacaATTTCCTGCAGTCCAGAGCATGA
- the LOC115714673 gene encoding protein ABC transporter 1, mitochondrial — protein MSSNSLKDVSRLLNGLSLVARELARHDPQSILKKALLSSGLTRGKVRSFSKPNPIPILTSESSHQPEPQPQSQSQSQSHQDLNDDGVQPPPSPSASFSSTDVTGFNDDPVDTVTASEAPTVAPLSKRRKPRERRVPSTPFSRALGFAGLGAGLAWGTVEESAKRLVYGRGDTEKDKSALSPFLSEKNAERLALALCRMRGAALKIGQMLSIQDESLVPAPILAALDIVRQGADVMPKNQLSQVLDAELGSQWSSKLKSFDFEPMAAASIGQVHRAVTKDGMDVAMKIQYPGVADSIESDIDNVKLLLDYTNLIPKGLYLDRAIKVAKEELSRECDYVLEATNQKRFRELMSNKQGFYVPMVVDDISSKRVLTTELVRGIPIDKVALLSQETRNYVGKRLLELTLMELFVFQFMQTDPNWSNFLYDEETKTINLIDFGAARDYPKHFVDDYLRMVFACANGDKNMVIEMSKRLGFLSGMESEIMLETHVQAGFVVGLPFSRPGGYDFRSANITQSLSNLGATMLKHRLTPPPDEAYSLHRKLSGAFLACIKLGAVVPCRELLLEIYEHYQFGEEGDEKLSSGIIS, from the exons ATGAGTTCGAATTCTTTGAAAGACGTAAGCAGGCTATTGAATGGGCTTTCTCTAGTTGCCCGAGAATTGGCCAGACACGATCCTCAGTCCATCCTCAAGAAAGCTCTGCTCTCCTCCGGCCTCACCCGAGGCAAGGTCCGCTCCTTTTCTAAACCCAACCCCATCCCTATTCTTACCTCTGAGTCTTCTCATCAACCTGAACCACAACCACAATCACAATCACAATCACAATCACATCAAGATCTCAATGATGATGGAGTTCAACCTCCGCCATCTCCATCCGCAAGTTTCTCATCAACGGACGTTACTGGCTTCAATGACGATCCTGTTGATACAGTTACAGCTTCCGAAGCTCCAACTGTAGCGCCATTATCGAAGAGGCGGAAGCCCAGGGAGAGACGAGTTCCTTCAACACCGTTCTCCAGAGCACTCGG GTTTGCTGGTCTGGGAGCTGGGCTTGCATGGGGCACTGTCGAGGAGTCTGCGAAGAGGCTCGTTTACGGCAGAGGTGATACGGAAAAAGACAAATCAGCTCTTTCACCATTTCTCTCTGAAAAAAACGCAGAACGTTTGGCTCTCGCGCTCTGTAGGATGCGTGGTGCAGCACTCAAAATCGGCCAGATGTTGAGTATACAGGACGAGTCTCTTGTCCCTGCTCCG ATATTGGCTGCTCTGGATATTGTGCGACAAGGTGCAGATGTGATGCCCAAAAACCAGCTCAGTCAAGTTTTGGACGCTGAATTGGGTTCTCAATGGTCCTCGAAATTGAAAAGCTTTGATTTTGAACCAATGGCTGCCGCAAGCATTGGCCAA GTGCACCGAGCTGTTACAAAGGATGGTATGGATGTCGCAATGAAAATACAATACCCTGGTGTCGCAGATAgtattgaaagtgatattgataatgtgaaactTCTGTTAGATTATACAAATCTCATTCCAAAAGGACTTTACCTTGACAGAGCAATTAAG GTTGCAAAAGAAGAGTTATCTCGCGAATGCGACTATGTGTTGGAAGCAACAAATCAAAAACGGTTTCGAGAACTGATGTCCAATAAACAAGGTTTCTATGTCCCTATGGTTGTGGATGATATATCAAGCAAAAGAGTGTTAACTACAGAGTTAGTTAGAG GGATCCCAATTGATAAGGTGGCATTGTTATCCCAGGAAACTCGCAACTATGTGGGCAAGAGGCTGCTGGAACTCACTTTAATGGAGTTATTTGTTTTTCAGTTCATGCAG ACCGATCCTAACTGGAGTAATTTCTTGTATGATGAGGAGACAAAAACAATCAATCTAATTGACTTTGGAGCAGCTCGTGATTACCCAAAACATTTTGTTGATGACTATCTAAGAATG GTTTTCGCATGTGCAAATGGAGATAAAAATATGGTCATTGAGATGTCGAAGAGGCTTGGATTCCTCTCAGGAATGGAGTCAGAGATAATGCTAGAGACTCATGTCCAAGCTGGTTTTGTTGTGGGGTTGCCTTTCTCGAGACCCGGTGGATATGACTTTCGGTCTGCCAATATCACACAAAGCCTTTCAAACCTCGGTGCGACAATGCTGAAACACAGACTCACACCACCACCTGATGAGGCGTACAGTCTACATCGCAAGCTTTCTGGTGCTTTTTTGGCTTGTATCAAGCTTGGGGCTGTTGTACCATGCAGGGAATTATTACTCGAAATATACGAGCATTATCAGTTTGGTGAAGAAGGTGATGAGAAACTATCAAGTGGCATTATATCTTGA
- the LOC115703155 gene encoding high mobility group B protein 6 has product MLAAHYPAIGNHKIRAKSGRKPLQPRNFLQNPATLLDQCSTAKPKPKQQERLHVDASSAAALVVEHSPPPPPPPTKKEAQQMIIAPAKIGSFDASLAEELSAMRKRLERLRLDGERTERILKERDAVLDSEMKDLEKRGEIQKSMENEVDRLYRLKQLHSQSLRFSSIPSLREKERAKISEYKNEDREESTASKKEEQQ; this is encoded by the exons ATGCTCGCGGCTCACTATCCAGCCATCGGAAACCATAAAATCCGGGCCAAGAGTGGCCGGAAGCCTCTCCAGCCGAGGAACTTTCTCCAAAACCCAGCGACCCTACTAGATCAATGCAGTACTGCCAAGCCCAAGCCAAAACAACAAGAACGCCTCCATGTGGATGCTTCTTCGGCGGCAGCGTTGGTGGTGGAACATTCACCTCCGCCTCCTCCTCCTCCAACGAAGAAAGAGGCTCAGCAGATGATTATAGCTCCGGCGAAGATCGGATCATTCGATGCGTCTCTGGCAGAGGAGCTGAGTGCGATGAGGAAGAGGCTGGAGCGGCTGAGATTAGATGGGGAGAGAACGGAGAGGATTCTAAAGGAGAGGGATGCGGTTTTGGATTCGGAGATGAAGGATCTAGAAAAGAGAGGAGAGATCCAGAAGAGTATGGAGAACGAAGTTGATCGATTGTATAGGCTGAAGCAGCTCCATTCTCAGTCCTTGAGGTTTTCTTCAATTCCATCTCTTAGAGAGAAGGAACGTGCGAAGATCTcg GAATACAAAAATGAGGATAGAGAAGAATCCACCGCATCCAAGAAGGAGGAACAACAGTGA
- the LOC133033262 gene encoding uncharacterized protein LOC133033262, with the protein MVCQSKFVGGLGFKSLAHFNQAMLAKQAWRILKYPNPLLSSILKARYFSHTSILDVGPGHSPSYSWRSILWGRDLMKQGLIWKVGNGNTVRTIEDHWLPDFRIKSYSSPPPSDILNVPISGNNCQDDLFWSRNNSGLFSVKTAYRLTLTSRDIPSSSSFRQSKHFWSRIWSSSAPPKVRHLVWRVLSSSIPVASSLFHRRIIPSPICPICHMKWETVEHTILECSGAKKAWKHSQFFDFYVRNKRLNIYDFIVQAIDLYDKYNVYSPPTGCWKINTDAGIRNTAKKHSLGIVVRDDCDNIKAGLIVPIVGLVPPEVAEAKAILTALSWLQATKLPVTVL; encoded by the exons ATGGTGTGTCAATCAAAATTTGTTGGTGGTCTTGGTTTCAAATCCTTAGCCCATTTTAACCAAGCTATGTTGGCTAAGCAAGCTTGGAGAATACTTAAATATCCTAATCCTCTTCTTAGCTCAATCCTCAAAGCTCGTTACTTCTCTCATACTTCTATCCTCGATGTTGGCCCTGGTCATAGCCCTTCATACTCTTGGCGCAGTATTCTTTGGGGAAGAGACTTGATGAAGCAAGGTCTTATTTGGAAGGTGGGTAATGGTAATACTGTTCGCACCATTGAAGATCATTGGCTTCCTGATTTTAGAATTAAGTCATATTCCTCTCCTCCTCCATCTGA CATTCTTAATGTCCCAATCTCTGGTAATAACTGTCAAGATGATCTTTTTTGGAGCAGAAATAATTCTGGTCTTTTCAGTGTCAAAACTGCCTATCGCCTAACTCTTACTTCTAGGGATATTCCTTCTTCATCATCTTTTCGCCAAAGCAAACATTTTTGGTCTAGGATCTGGTCTTCCTCTGCTCCCCCGAAAGTTAGACATCTGGTGTGGCGTGTGCTGTCTAGTTCTATCCCTGTAGCCTCTTCTCTATTTCATAGACGCATCATACCTTCCCCCATTTGTCCTATCTGTCATATGAAGTGGGAAACTGTGGAACATACTATACTTGAATGCTCAGGTGCTAAAAAAGCTTGGAAACATTCTCAATTTTTTGACTTTTATGTTCgtaataaaagattaaatatttatgattttattgTTCAAGCTATTGATCTCTATGACAAATATAAT GTTTATTCTCCCCCGACTGGATGCTGGAAAATCAACACCGATGCTGGTATTAGAAACACTGCAAAAAAACATAGTCTGGGAATAGTGGTCAGGGATGACTGTGACAATATAAAGGCTGGTTTGATTGTTCCCATTGTGGGTTTAGTTCCCCCTGAAGTTGCTGAAGCTAAAGCCATTTTGACTGCTCTTTCCTGGTTGCAGGCCACCAAGCTTCCTGTCACAGTTCTTTAA
- the LOC133033311 gene encoding pectin acetylesterase 3-like isoform X2, whose product MEAQLKMMMMMVSIAALLALSAAGNASALTESHQERVFSLFDEDGSSAAAQQQPQPLMVPLTLISSAASTGAVCLDGTLPGYHIHPGSGSGANSWLIQLEGGGWCNTIRSCVYRKTTRRGSSKFMEKQLPFTGILSNKPEENPDFFNWNRVKLRYCDGASFSGDSKNEASQLNFRGQRIWLAAIQELFSKGMKNAQQTLLSGCSAGGLASILHCDEFRSFFPKTTKVKCLSDAGFFLDATDVSGGHTMRNLYKGVVSLQGIQKNLSGSCTNHLDPTSCFFPQNLVANIQTPMFLLNAAYDAWQLQASLAPPSADPSGSWNECKLNHAHCNASQIQFLQDFRNEMISAIKGFSLSSQNGLFINSCFAHCQSERQDTWFADNSPVLGNKGS is encoded by the exons ATGGAAGCTCAgctgaagatgatgatgatgatggtgtcGATTGCAGCACTGTTGGCACTCTCTGCGGCTGGGAATGCCTCTGCTCTCACTGAATCACACCAAGAAAGAGTCTTTTCTCTGTTTGACGAGGATGGCTCCTCCGCCGCAGCTCAACAACAGCCTCAGCCTCTCATGGTTCCCCTCACTCTTATCTCCTCTGCTGCTTCTACTGGAGCTG TGTGCTTGGATGGAACACTGCCCGGTTACCATATTCACCCAGGCTCCGGATCGGGAGCAAACAGCTGGCTCATTCAGTTGGAG GGAGGAGGGTGGTGTAATACAATCCGAAGTTGTGTTTATCGTAAAACTACTCGCCGTGGTTCATCAAAATTTATGGAAAAACAACTGCCTTTCACCGGAATATTGAGCAATAAACCTGAAGAAAATCCTG ATTTTTTTAACTGGAACCGAGTCAAGCTACGTTACTGTGATGGGGCATCTTTTAGTGGAGACTCAAAGAATGAG GCTTCTCAACTTAATTTCAGAGGACAAAGGATATGGTTGGCTGCCATTCAAGAGTTATTCTCAAAAGGGATGAAGAATGCTCAACAG ACTCTTCTATCTGGATGCTCTGCTGGGGGTCTGGCCTCCATACTACATTGTGACGAGTTCCGGAGCTTCTTCCCCAAAACTACCAAAGTGAAATGTTTAAGTGATGCTGGATTCTTCCTAGATGC AACTGATGTATCTGGTGGGCACACCATGAGAAATTTGTATAAAGGCGTGGTTTCCTTGCAG GGAATACAAAAGAATTTGTCAGGAAGCTGTACCAACCACCTGGATCCCACCTCG TGTTTCTTCCCTCAAAATTTGGTTGCAAATATCCAGACTCCAATGTTTCTATTAAATGCTGCTTATGATGCATGGCAG CTCCAAGCTAGTTTAGCTCCCCCATCAGCTGATCCTAGCGGTTCATGGAACGAATGTAAATTAAATCATGCACATTGTAATGCATCCCAAATCCAGTTTCTTCAAG ACTTCAGAAATGAAATGATTAGTGCCATTAAAGGTTTCTCATTGTCCAGTCAAAATGGATTATTCATAAATTCCTGTTTTGCCCACTGCCAATCTGAGAGACAAGATACATGGTTTGCGGACAATTCCCCTGTTCTCGGAAACAAG GGTAGCTAA
- the LOC133033312 gene encoding uncharacterized protein LOC133033312 — MASDESMTIRSFISMQEDDLLEADADVEFDDPHHLLHQNPNQNFSRLSICTSSSIYGPDDDDDNDGDIDIDMGPYMSRLSIESFDGDVEDGFSDIGNKPLPLPMNKGLLSSDSDKDASPAGCYSLPATPPRRRTRGPTTPIPAVVLGYKECASETEAADDMKSSRRRRRMRMRRRIMRERLLRDSVFWEMKDYLVDSHSRMVSSDDHQPIEEPQEPLPVLITRPKGGQRSLRMDLDEVKACKELGFELELDTVVPSNIIIPSTFDTASSTSGGNSPSWRISSPGDDPRDVKARLKVWAQAVALASTSRHATS, encoded by the exons ATGGCTTCAGATGAGAGTATGACAATTCGCTCATTTATTTCTATGCAAGAAgatgacttattggaagctgatGCTGATGTTGAATTCGATGATcctcatcatcttcttcatcaaaaCCCAAACCAAAACTTCTCCAGGCTTTCCATCTGTACCAGCAGCTCAATCTATGgtcctgatgatgatgatgataacgatggtgatattgatattgatatggGCCCGTACATGTCACGCTTGTCCATTGAAAGCTTCGATGGCGACGTGGAAGATGGATTCTCCGATATTGGGAATAAACCACTTCCACTTCCTATGAACAAAGGACTACTATCTTCCGACTCAGACAAAGACGCATCCCCTGCCGGCTGCTACTCACTCCCGGCAACCCCACCGAGGCGGAGGACGCGGGGGCCTACCACGCCGATCCCAGCTGTGGTTCTAGGCTACAAAGAGTGTGCCAGCGAGACTGAGGCGGCGGACGATATGAAGAGCAGCAGAAGGCGGCGGAGGATGAGGATGAGGAGGAGAATCATGAGAGAGAGATTGCTGCGTGACAGTGTGTTTTGGGAGATGAAAGACTATTTGGTGGATAGTCATAGTCGGATGGTGAGTAGTGATGATCATCAGCCGATTGAGGAGCCGCAGGAGCCACTGCCTGTTCTCATAACCAGGCCAAAGGGAGGGCAGAGATCTCTGCGAATGGATTTGGACGAAGTCAAGGCTTGTAAAGAGCTGGGATTTGAGTTGGAGTTGGATACTGTTGTCCCCTCTAATATTATTATCCCTTCGACCTTTGACACTGCCAGTTCTACTAGCGGTGGCAATTCTCCTAGTTGGCGTATCTCTAGCCCAG GCGACGACCCTCGAGATGTCAAGGCTCGTCTCAAGGTTTGGGCACAAGCAGTGGCACTGGCATCCACATCTCGACACGCAACTTCTTGA